The following proteins are co-located in the Doryrhamphus excisus isolate RoL2022-K1 chromosome 3, RoL_Dexc_1.0, whole genome shotgun sequence genome:
- the mrps33 gene encoding 28S ribosomal protein S33, mitochondrial codes for MASLSNYALRMARLSAQIFGDVVRTTDSKSMKVVQLFREPPMAKRKDVYDWYPQHNIYYAMTKKLRFMGLFRDEHEDFKEEMRRLRKLRGKGVPKKGEGKRATKKK; via the exons ATGGCCAGTCTGTCCAATTACGCACTGCGCATGGCCCGGTTGAGTGCGCAAATTTTCGGGGATGTCGTGCGTACGACAGACTCCAAATCGATGAAAGTGGTTCAACTGTTCCGGGAGCCTCCCATGGCCAAGAGGAAGGACGTGTATGACTGGTACCCACAACACAACATTTACTACGCCATGACCAAAAAGCTCAGGTTCATGGGATTGTTCAG GGACGAGCATGAGGATTTCAAAGAGGAGATGCGTCGCCTGAGGAAGCTGCGAGGAAAAGGTGTACCGAAGAAGGGAGAGGGAAAGAGAGCAACCAAGAAGAAATGA